One genomic segment of Deltaproteobacteria bacterium includes these proteins:
- a CDS encoding zinc ribbon domain-containing protein, with translation MPLFEYACKKCGHQFETLVMGSAKPSCPECSSAKLEKMLSTFAVSSNTGSDMQPTMGACGSCGDPRGPGACAWDN, from the coding sequence ATGCCCTTGTTTGAATATGCCTGTAAAAAATGTGGCCATCAGTTTGAGACGCTTGTGATGGGCTCAGCCAAGCCGTCTTGTCCAGAATGCAGCAGTGCCAAACTCGAGAAGATGCTGTCAACGTTTGCAGTGAGCAGTAACACAGGAAGTGATATGCAACCGACAATGGGCGCGTGTGGCTCGTGTGGTGATCCACGCGGTCCTGGTGCGTGTGCGTGGGATAACTAA
- a CDS encoding nuclear transport factor 2 family protein, which produces MTLEELAARVQNLEDIEAIKRLKARYCGYCDNNYEPDNLASLFVEDATWDGGLFGKCVGREAIRKFFQGAAKMLPFALHYVMNPIIEVTGNTGKGTWYLFQTCTFAENNQAVLGAAKYSEEYVKVNGEWKFKNLKVNSEFWTPYDQGWAKKRFIQDK; this is translated from the coding sequence ATGACACTCGAAGAACTCGCCGCGCGTGTACAAAACCTCGAAGACATCGAAGCCATCAAACGTCTCAAAGCCCGCTATTGCGGCTACTGTGATAATAATTACGAGCCAGACAATCTCGCGTCGTTGTTTGTTGAGGATGCAACATGGGACGGTGGTCTGTTTGGCAAATGTGTCGGACGCGAAGCGATTCGCAAATTCTTCCAAGGAGCAGCAAAGATGCTCCCGTTTGCCCTACATTATGTGATGAACCCGATCATTGAGGTAACTGGCAATACCGGCAAAGGCACTTGGTATCTGTTCCAGACCTGTACGTTCGCTGAAAACAACCAAGCCGTGCTTGGTGCGGCCAAGTATTCAGAGGAATATGTGAAGGTCAACGGCGAATGGAAGTTCAAGAACCTCAAAGTGAACTCTGAATTCTGGACACCATACGACCAAGGCTGGGCGAAGAAGCGATTTATTCAGGATAAGTAA